A single genomic interval of Macaca nemestrina isolate mMacNem1 chromosome 14, mMacNem.hap1, whole genome shotgun sequence harbors:
- the PABIR1 gene encoding PPP2R1A-PPP2R2A-interacting phosphatase regulator 1 codes for MAQEKMELDLELPPGTGGSPAEGGGSGGGGGLRRSNSAPLIHGLSDTSPVFQAEAPSARRNSTTFPSRHGLLLPASPVRMHSSRLHQIKQEEGMDLINRETVHEREVQTAMQISHSWEESFSLSDNDVEKSASPKRIDFIPVSPAPSPTRGIGKQCFSPSLQSFVSSNGLPPSPIPSPTTRFTTRRSQSPINCIRPSVLGPLKRKCEMETDYQPKRFFQGITNMLSSDVAQLSDPGVCVSSDTLDGNSSSAGSSCNSPAKVSTTTDSPVSPAQAASPFIPLDELSSK; via the coding sequence ATGGCTCAGGAGAAGATGGAGCTAGACCTGGAGCTGCCTCCGGGTACGGGCGGGAGCCCGGCGGagggcggcggcagcggcggcggcgggggcctCAGGAGGTCTAACAGCGCCCCCCTGATCCACGGCCTCAGTGACACTTCGCCGGTGTTCCAGGCCGAGGCGCCGAGCGCCAGGCGGAACAGCACAACGTTCCCGAGCCGCCACGGCCTGCTGCTACCGGCCTCCCCTGTCCGCATGCACAGCAGCCGCTTGCACCAGATCAAACAAGAAGAGGGTATGGACTTGATCAACCGAGAGACGGTCCACGAACGGGAGGTGCAGACCGCAATGCAGATAAGCCACTCCTGGGAGGAAAgtttcagcctgagtgacaacgACGTGGAGAAATCCGCCTCCCCCAAGCGCATCGATTTCATTCCTGTGTCACCGGCACCGTCACCCACTCGGGGAATTGGGAAGCAGTGTTTTTCGCCATCCTTGCAAAGTTTTGTAAGTAGCAACGGATTGCCTCCAAGCCCTATTCCCAGCCCAACGACCCGATTTACCACCCGGAGAAGCCAGAGCCCCATCAATTGCATTAGACCAAGTGTTCTTGGAccattgaaaagaaaatgtgaaatggaAACTGATTATCAGCCAAAGAGATTTTTCCAGGGCATCACCAACATGCTTTCTTCTGACGTTGCACAGCTGTCAGATCctggtgtgtgtgtatcttcGGATACCCTTGATGGAAACAGCAGCAGTGCCGGATCTTCTTGTAACTCACCAGCGAAAGTCAGCACTACCACCGACTCTCCTGTGTCACCTGCCCAAGCGGCTTCTCCATTTATTCCACTAGATGAACTTTCGTCTAAGTGA